From one Paenibacillus sp. FSL K6-1330 genomic stretch:
- a CDS encoding RNA polymerase sigma factor, whose product MSRAQDNLPVYPDNQGTKRTFEDMYDEYRLRIRHYLALKVNPMAADDLTQQVFLRAMENLDKFNGNSSLFTWIFKIAQNTVKNEYRSISRKHEMPYDFTSYESQSISLDFARYVDIRIDISAALKQLSGLDQQIISLRFFVDCTLSEISRIVGMRESAVKNRLYRSLEKLKKELKEWGDITIMSILDLISFESKSEASHRQSQVHRDLFQELKNNVEQIAAKYNHQPSHKIVIEIYPDLPTFHQAVGESDAPDWFMGTFDNNTLKIVSPLNPGPEHTYQSILRSTLHLYTMWLISDINPLAPKWIRQGIGGYEAQQMSEDFIRSTTSAAISNHAIPSFEDLNDDSWDFGKTGFQFSYLIVEFIIKKYGLGPLNQLIRMPNGYQEIFRISEEKLHEEWATALQDQLV is encoded by the coding sequence GTGTCAAGAGCTCAAGACAATCTCCCTGTTTATCCGGATAACCAGGGAACCAAACGCACATTTGAAGATATGTATGATGAATACCGCCTGAGGATTCGCCATTATCTCGCACTGAAAGTGAATCCGATGGCTGCAGATGACTTAACACAACAAGTGTTCTTAAGGGCCATGGAGAACCTCGATAAGTTTAACGGGAACTCCAGTCTGTTCACCTGGATCTTCAAGATCGCCCAGAACACGGTTAAAAATGAATATCGAAGTATATCACGTAAACATGAGATGCCTTATGACTTTACAAGTTATGAATCACAGTCCATCTCCCTTGATTTTGCCAGATATGTTGATATTCGAATCGATATTAGCGCGGCACTTAAGCAGCTGAGTGGGCTTGATCAGCAGATTATATCCTTGCGATTCTTCGTGGATTGTACGCTGTCGGAAATATCCAGGATCGTGGGCATGCGCGAGAGTGCGGTGAAAAATCGATTGTACCGATCCTTAGAGAAGCTAAAGAAAGAATTAAAAGAATGGGGTGACATCACCATTATGTCAATTCTAGATTTGATATCCTTTGAAAGCAAAAGTGAAGCAAGTCATCGTCAGAGCCAAGTGCATCGGGACCTGTTTCAAGAACTAAAGAACAATGTAGAACAGATTGCAGCGAAATATAATCATCAGCCATCACACAAAATCGTAATTGAGATCTATCCCGATCTGCCAACATTCCATCAAGCCGTTGGAGAATCGGATGCACCTGACTGGTTCATGGGCACGTTCGATAACAACACGTTAAAAATCGTCTCACCCTTAAACCCGGGTCCCGAGCATACGTATCAATCGATCCTCCGGTCCACGCTGCACTTGTATACCATGTGGTTGATCAGCGACATCAACCCCCTTGCCCCCAAATGGATCCGGCAGGGCATTGGCGGGTACGAAGCGCAGCAAATGTCCGAAGATTTCATTCGAAGCACGACTTCGGCAGCCATCAGCAATCATGCAATTCCAAGCTTCGAGGATCTCAATGATGATTCCTGGGATTTCGGCAAAACGGGATTTCAGTTCTCCTATCTGATCGTTGAGTTCATCATTAAAAAATATGGGTTAGGTCCATTAAATCAATTGATTCGTATGCCCAATGGTTATCAAGAAATTTTCCGGATTTCCGAAGAAAAGCTTCATGAAGAGTGGGCGACAGCCCTCCAAGATCAGCTTGTTTAG